In the genome of Acidimicrobiales bacterium, the window GCAGCCAGGCCCTCGAAGATGAGCTTCAGTTCCAGCTTGGCCAGGTTGGCCCCCAGGCAGAAGTGCGCCCCTCCGCCACCGAAGGCCAGGTGGTGGTTGTCGGTCCGGGTCAGGTCGAGGCGGTGGGGGTCGTCGTAGACCTTCTCGTCCCGGTTGCCTGACGGATACCAGAGTGTGACCTTGTCGCCGGCCCGGATCTGTTGCCCACCCAGCTCGGTGTCGGCGGTGGCCGTCCGACGGAAGTAGTTAACCGGGCTGGTGTACCGGAGGATCTCGTCAACCGCATCGTCGGTCATCTCGCCGGTCTCGACCACTGTGGCCCACTGGTCCGGATGGTCCATGAAGCCCATCAGGCCTAGTGAGATTGCGTTGCGCGTCGTCTCGTTGCCAGCCACCAGTAACAGGGTGAAGAAGAGGTCACGCTCGAGGTCGGTCAGCTCGGTGACCGTGCCGTCGTCGAGCGTGACCGTGGCCGAAGTGAGGACGGTCCACAGGTCATCCTCGGGCTGGGCCCGCTTCTGGTCGGTCAACCCGTGCGCGTAGAAGGCCATCTCGATCATGGCCGACTCGTAGGTGGTGCTGTGATCGGAGTCCTCGTCGCCGGTCGGCTCGTCCTGGTACTCGGGGTCGCTCCCGCCGATGGTGCGGTTGGACCAGTCCAGGAGCTGCTCACGGTCCTCGTCGGGCACGCCGATGATGTCGGCGATTGCCATGAGCGGCAGTTCAGCAGCCACGTCGAGGACGAAGTCGGCGCTTCCCTGCTCGCAGATGCGATCCAGGATGATGTTGGTCCGCAGACGCATGACCTCTTCCATGCGCCGGACCATGCGGGGCGTGAAGCCGGTGTTGACCAGCTTGCGGTAGCGGGTGTGCTGCGGCGGGTCGGTCATCACCATCTGGAGGCCCGGCCCGCGCCCGTCAGCGATGTCGTTCAGGGCGATGCCTCCCGCACCGTCGCGTCCCGGACCAGTCTGGTGGGAAAAGAGCGTGCCCGACCGGTGGGCCTCGGAGATGTGCTCGAACGACGACACCACCCAGAACGGCTCGGGGTGCTCGTCGGTCGGTGGGTGCTGCCATACCGGGGCCTCCCGCCGAAGCAAGTCGAACCAGTCGTGGGGCATTCGCTCGGCGAACACATCCGGATTGGTCAGGTCTATATCGCTAAGGGTCGGGGCGCTCAGGGTCTGGTCGGCGGGCGATGCCATTGTGGTCCTCCGGTAGGTTCCTTCCCCGGAAGATATCTTCCCCGGAAGATATCTGCAACCCCGCCGCTAGGCTCCCGTCCATGGGTGGACCTGCGGACCAGACGGAGCAGTTGGATCTGGTGGAACAGGCGGTCGACCGCCTCGTGCCCGAGGGCGACGCGGCCCATTC includes:
- a CDS encoding cytochrome P450 gives rise to the protein MASPADQTLSAPTLSDIDLTNPDVFAERMPHDWFDLLRREAPVWQHPPTDEHPEPFWVVSSFEHISEAHRSGTLFSHQTGPGRDGAGGIALNDIADGRGPGLQMVMTDPPQHTRYRKLVNTGFTPRMVRRMEEVMRLRTNIILDRICEQGSADFVLDVAAELPLMAIADIIGVPDEDREQLLDWSNRTIGGSDPEYQDEPTGDEDSDHSTTYESAMIEMAFYAHGLTDQKRAQPEDDLWTVLTSATVTLDDGTVTELTDLERDLFFTLLLVAGNETTRNAISLGLMGFMDHPDQWATVVETGEMTDDAVDEILRYTSPVNYFRRTATADTELGGQQIRAGDKVTLWYPSGNRDEKVYDDPHRLDLTRTDNHHLAFGGGGAHFCLGANLAKLELKLIFEGLAARLPDITITGPADRLRMNFVNGIKHLPVEFTPSQPVLTTSSAG